Within Stella humosa, the genomic segment TCTGCTCCAGCCTCCCGGTCGTGATGGCGCCCACCGCATGCTCGCCCGTGCCGCGGGCATGGCCGGCGGTCACCCATACGAGCAGGCCTGCCGCGCGGGCGGCGGCCACCCGTTCCGGATTCGCATCCGGCTCCCACAGGCGCAGGATGGCGGCACCGGCCGCGGCCAGTGCAGCGGCGGCGTCCGGGTCGGGCAACAGGCCGAGGATGGTCGCTCCAGGCAGGATCTCGCGCGCTGCGCCGACATCGTCCAGGCTGCGGACGCCGACGACGAGGTCCTTCTCTGTGCCGGGCGGCGCGGCGGCCGCGATCGCCTCCAGTACCGGACGGCCGCGCAGCTTGACGTCGACCACCACCGGCAACCGGCCGCCCACCGCCGCCATCAGCCCGGCCAGGGTCGGCGCCCAGGGGCCGCCATCCGGGGCACGATGGGTGGCGATCTCCGCTGCGGTCATGTCGGCCAGTTGCGTCGGCACGCCGGCCAGCCGGGCAAGATCCGGATCGTGCCCGACATGGGCGATACCGTCGCGCGACAGGCGCGCATCCATCTCGACCGCGTCCGCCCCCGCCGCCACGGCTGCCTCTGCCGCGGCGGGAGAATTCTCCCGCGCGACGGCAGAGGCGCCACGATGGGCGACGACGGTGACCGGCCGGGTCACACCAGCCGCGACTGTTCGAGGGCTGCGCGCACGAAGGAGGTGAAGAGCGGATGCGGCGCGAAGGGCTTGGACTTCAGCTCGGGGTGGAACTGCACGCCCACGAACCAGGGATGGCTCGGCAGTTCGACAATCTCCGGCAATACGCCGTCCGGCGACATGCCGGAGAAGAGCAGGCCCGCGCCTTCCAGAGGCGCCCGGTAGTTGATGTTCACCTCGTAGCGATGGCGGTGGCGCTCGCTGATCTTGCGCGACTGGTAGATCTGCTCCACCCGGCTGCCGCCGGCGACGATGCAATCATAGGCACCGAGCCGCATGGTGCCGCCGAGGTCGCCACCCGCCTCCCGGCGCTCCAGCGAGTTGCCGCGGACCCATTCGGTCATCAGCCCGACGATCGGGTCGGCGCACGGGCCAAACTCGGTCGAGCCGGCGCCGTCCAGGTGCAGCAGGTTGCGGGCGGCCTCGATCACCGCCATCTGCATGCCGAAGCAGATGCCGAAATAGGGCACATTGCGCTCGCGCGCGAAACGGGCAGCGGCGATCTTGCCTTCCGACCCGCGCTCGCCGAAACCGCCCGGCACCAGGATGCCGTGCACGTTCTCCAGGTGCTGGACCGCGTCCTCGCGCTCGAAGATCTCGGAATCGATCCAGTTCAGGCGGACGCGCGCATTGTTCGAGATGCCGCCATGGATCAGCGCCTCGCTCAGCGACTTGTAGCTGTCGGTCAGGTGCGTGTACTTGCCGACGATGGCGATGGTGACGTCGCCCTCGGGCTGGTGAATGCGCTCGGCCACTTCCTTCCAGCGCGACAGGTCGGGCTCCGGGCTGGTCAGGCCAAAATGGGCGCAGACCTGCTCGTCGAAACCCTCGGCATGATAGGTCATCGGCACTTCGTAGATGGTGCCAACATCGATCGCCGGGATGACCCGCTCCTCGCGCAGGTTGCAGAAGAGCGCGATCTTGCGGCGCGCGGACGGCGGGATCGGCCGGTCGCAGCGGCAGAGCAGAATGTCCGGCTGGATGCCCAGCGCCAGCAGTTCCTTGGCGGAATGCTGCGTCGGCTTGGTCTTCAGCTCGCCGGCGGACGCGATCCAGGGCACCAGCGTCAGGTGAACGAACATCGCCCGCTCGCGACCCAGCTCGTTGGCGAGCTGGCGGATCGCCTCCAGGAACGGCAGGCTCTCGATGTCGCCGACCGTGCCGCCGATCTCGCACAGGATGAAGTCCGTGCCCTCGGCGTCGCCCTGGATGAATTCCTTGATGGCGTCGGTGACGTGCGGGATGACCTGGACGGTGGCGCCCAGATACTCGCCGCGCCGCTCCCGCCCGATCACGGTGGAATAGATCCGCCCCGTGGTCACGCTGTCGCTGCGCCGCGCCGGCACGCCGGTGAAGCGTTCGTAGTGGCCGAGGTCGAGGTCGGTTTCCGCCCCGTCGTCAGTCACGAAGACCTCACCGTGCTGATACGGGCTCATGGTGCCCGGATCGACGTTGAGGTACGGGTCCAGCTTGCGCAGCCGCACGGAAAAGCCACGTCCCTGCAGCAGCGCGCCAAGCGCCGCGGCCGAGATTCCCTTTCCCAGTGAGGAGACCACGCCGCCGGTTATGAAGATGAACCGCGTCATGGAAGATCAGGATATCCCCGCGGCCGAGTCTCGCCCAGCCGCGATTGCGTACGGGCAGCCGGGACCGGCCGCCCGTGGATGGAGATCAGTTGGCCTGCGGCACCGCCGGGGCGGCGGGAGCTGCGGGAGCGGCCGGGGGCTGGTCGACGATGGAGCGCGGTTGCGTCGCGCCGCCCGTCAGGTGGACGAGGGCCAGACTGGTGACCACGAAGCAGGCCGCCAGGATCGCCGTCGTCCGGGTAAGGAGATTGGCCTGTCCGCGGCCGGACAGGAACCCGCCCATGCCGCCGCCGCCCCGCCACCGCCGATGCCGAGCGCGCCGCCTTCGCTACGCTGCAGCAGGATGACGACGACGAGCGCCAACGCAATGAGCAGGTGGATGACGAGGATGACCTGCGCCATGAAACGCGATTCCTGAAAATGTCTAACCGGGAAGTTGCCGGCTATTTAGTCGCTCGAGCCTGGAAGCGCCAGTGTTGAATGGCGCCGGTGGCGAATATGGACAATCAGCGCGTTGCCTCGCCGATGGCCCAGAAGTCGTCCACCACCAGGCTGGCGCCACCAACCAGCGCGCCGTCGACATCGGGCAGGCGCAGCAGCACGGCGGCGTTCCCGGGCTTGACCGAGCCGCCATAGAGGATGCGCAGGGCCGAGGCGTCGATCGCCGCCGGCACGCAGGACCGGATATGCGCATGCATGGCCTGCACGTCGTCGGCCGTCGGCGTCCGGCCGGTGCCGATGGCCCAGACCGGCTCGTAGGCGACGACGGTATCGAGTGCGGTGGCGCCGGCCGGGATCGAGCCCGCGATCTGGCGGGCGACGACGGCATGGGCGTGGCCCTCGTCGCGCTCGGCCTCGGTTTCGCCGACGCAGATGATGGCGATCAGGCCGGCGGCCTGGGCCGCGGCGGCCTTCGCCGCCACCAGCGCATCGCCCTCGCCATGGTCGGCCCGCCGCTCGGAATGGCCGACGATGGCAAAGCGGCAGCCGGCATCCGCCAGCATCGCGGCCGAGAGGTCGCCCGTATGGGCACCGCCGGCGGCCGTATGGCAGTCCTGCCCGCCCAGTGCCACGGGCGAGCCGGCCAGCGCATGGGCGGCAAGGCCCAGCAGCGTGGCGGGCGGGCAGATTACCCAGTCACAGGGCGGCGAATCCTCCGCGCCCGCGCGCGCGGCCAGCGCCAGGGCGCGTTGCTCCCCATCGGCCCGAAGGCCGTTCATCTTCCAGTTCCCGGCGATCAGCGGGCGGCGTGCATGTTCCATGGTGTCATCTTTACCATGGCCCTGCGGGACCGGCGATACCGATAGAAGTTGCCGCCTACCCCCCCTGTCCCTATGATCCGCCGCCCAAATCAACCACCCGACGCGATCAGCAAAGCCCCCTCATGCTCCAGGCCATCCGCAGTCGCGCCACCTCCTGGGTGGTCAAACTTCTTTTCGTCCTCCTGATCCTGAGCTTCGCGGTCTGGGGCATCGGCGATATCTTCCGCCAGCCCGGCGCCGAGGCGACGGTCATCACTGTCGGCTCCGAGAAGGTGACCGGCGTGGAGGTCGTGAACCAGATCCGCCGCGATGTGGAGCAACTGCGGCCTATGTTCGGCGGCCAGCTCGACATGGCCCAGGCGCGCGAGATGGGGATCGTCGACCGCTCGATCGAGCAGTTGGTCCAGCGCAAGCTCTACGCCCATGCCGCGGCCGACCTCGGCATTCTCGTGGGCGACGATGCCGTTCGCCGCGCCCTTGCCGCCAACCCGCAATTCCGCAGCGCCGGCCAGTTCGACCCCCGCACCTTCCAGGCTGTGCTGCAGCAGACGCGCACGACCGAGCAGGCCTATGTCGCATCCCTGCGCCAGGACCTCGCCCGCGTCGCCATGACCGACCCGATCGTGGCCGGTGCGACCGCGCCGACTGCCCTGGCCGATGCCCTCTATCGCCATCGCAACGAGAAGCGGCGGGCCGATGCGCTCGTGCTGGCCCGCGCCTTGTTCCCCGATGTCGGCACGCCCGACGACGCCCAGCTTGCCGCCACGCTGGACAAGCTGAAGGACCGCTTCTCAACCCCGGAACTGCGCCGCGTCACCGCCATCGTGCTGACGCCGGACGCCCTGATCGAGGGCATCGCCATCAGCGATGCCGCGGCCGAGGGCGAGTACAATGCGCGCAAGCTCGAGTTCACGAAGCCCGAGCAGCGCCGCCTGCAACAGATCCTGGTGGCCGACGAGGCCGTGGCCAAGCAGGCAGCCGAAGCGCTCGCCGCCGGCCAGGACTTCGCGACGGTGGCCAAGGATATCGCCAAGGTCGATCCCGCGGGGCTCGATGCCGGGCTGATGGAGCGTTCGGGCCTGCCGGAAGAGTTGGCGGCGGTGTTCCAGGTCGAGGTCGGCAAGACGACGGCCCCGCTGCAGAGCGCGCTCGGCTGGCACATCCTGAAGGTGGTCGAGATCGTGCCGGAGGCAGTCCAGCCCTTCGCCGAGGTGAAGGCCGCCATCGTCGAGCAGATGCGCCGGGAACGTGCGCTGGATGCGCTCGCCAACCAGGCGACGAAGCTCGAGGACGCGTTGGCCGGCGGTGCCAAGATGGACGAGGCGGCAACTGCCGTCGGCGTCACCGCCCTTGCCCTGCCGCCGCTCGACCAGCAGGGCCGCGACGGCGATGGCCAGCCGGTCAGCCCCCTGCCCGGCGGCCCGGAGCTGGTTCGCCTTGCCTTCGACACGGCCAGCGGCGAAACCGCGCCGCTGATCGAGATGCCCGAGGGCGGCTATCTCGTCGTCCATGTCGACGAGGTGGTGCCCGCCAAGGTCCGCGCGCTGGCCGATGTGCGCGATGCGCTGGTCCAGGCCTGGACAGAGGAGCGCCAGACCGAGGCCGCCGAGAAGGCCGCCGACGAGATCCTGGCCGCCGTCAAGGGTGGGGCGTCGCTGGCCGATGCCGCCAAGGCGCGCGGTGTCGAGGTCAAGCCGGCCGGGCCGTTCATGCGCACCGGCGGCCGCGAGGCCCTGCCCCTGCCGCAGTCGGTGGTGACCGCGCTGTTCGCCGGCCCCGTCGGGACCGCGTCGAAGGGCATCGTGGCCGACGGCGTGGCGATCGGCGTGCTGACGGCGATCGAGCCGGTCGACGCCAAGGCCGACCAGGCCGCCGTCGACACCCTGCGCCAGACGCTGGAGCGCGACATCGTCAGCGACCTCACCAACGAACTGGCCCAGGCGCTGCGCCGCCGGGTGTCAGTCGAGATCGACCGCGCCGC encodes:
- a CDS encoding glycerophosphodiester phosphodiesterase gives rise to the protein MTRPVTVVAHRGASAVARENSPAAAEAAVAAGADAVEMDARLSRDGIAHVGHDPDLARLAGVPTQLADMTAAEIATHRAPDGGPWAPTLAGLMAAVGGRLPVVVDVKLRGRPVLEAIAAAAPPGTEKDLVVGVRSLDDVGAAREILPGATILGLLPDPDAAAALAAAGAAILRLWEPDANPERVAAARAAGLLVWVTAGHARGTGEHAVGAITTGRLEQMAALGIDGILVNDPAAAIAVLRKG
- a CDS encoding CTP synthase, which translates into the protein MTRFIFITGGVVSSLGKGISAAALGALLQGRGFSVRLRKLDPYLNVDPGTMSPYQHGEVFVTDDGAETDLDLGHYERFTGVPARRSDSVTTGRIYSTVIGRERRGEYLGATVQVIPHVTDAIKEFIQGDAEGTDFILCEIGGTVGDIESLPFLEAIRQLANELGRERAMFVHLTLVPWIASAGELKTKPTQHSAKELLALGIQPDILLCRCDRPIPPSARRKIALFCNLREERVIPAIDVGTIYEVPMTYHAEGFDEQVCAHFGLTSPEPDLSRWKEVAERIHQPEGDVTIAIVGKYTHLTDSYKSLSEALIHGGISNNARVRLNWIDSEIFEREDAVQHLENVHGILVPGGFGERGSEGKIAAARFARERNVPYFGICFGMQMAVIEAARNLLHLDGAGSTEFGPCADPIVGLMTEWVRGNSLERREAGGDLGGTMRLGAYDCIVAGGSRVEQIYQSRKISERHRHRYEVNINYRAPLEGAGLLFSGMSPDGVLPEIVELPSHPWFVGVQFHPELKSKPFAPHPLFTSFVRAALEQSRLV
- the tpiA gene encoding triose-phosphate isomerase: MEHARRPLIAGNWKMNGLRADGEQRALALAARAGAEDSPPCDWVICPPATLLGLAAHALAGSPVALGGQDCHTAAGGAHTGDLSAAMLADAGCRFAIVGHSERRADHGEGDALVAAKAAAAQAAGLIAIICVGETEAERDEGHAHAVVARQIAGSIPAGATALDTVVAYEPVWAIGTGRTPTADDVQAMHAHIRSCVPAAIDASALRILYGGSVKPGNAAVLLRLPDVDGALVGGASLVVDDFWAIGEATR
- a CDS encoding peptidylprolyl isomerase, translated to MLQAIRSRATSWVVKLLFVLLILSFAVWGIGDIFRQPGAEATVITVGSEKVTGVEVVNQIRRDVEQLRPMFGGQLDMAQAREMGIVDRSIEQLVQRKLYAHAAADLGILVGDDAVRRALAANPQFRSAGQFDPRTFQAVLQQTRTTEQAYVASLRQDLARVAMTDPIVAGATAPTALADALYRHRNEKRRADALVLARALFPDVGTPDDAQLAATLDKLKDRFSTPELRRVTAIVLTPDALIEGIAISDAAAEGEYNARKLEFTKPEQRRLQQILVADEAVAKQAAEALAAGQDFATVAKDIAKVDPAGLDAGLMERSGLPEELAAVFQVEVGKTTAPLQSALGWHILKVVEIVPEAVQPFAEVKAAIVEQMRRERALDALANQATKLEDALAGGAKMDEAATAVGVTALALPPLDQQGRDGDGQPVSPLPGGPELVRLAFDTASGETAPLIEMPEGGYLVVHVDEVVPAKVRALADVRDALVQAWTEERQTEAAEKAADEILAAVKGGASLADAAKARGVEVKPAGPFMRTGGREALPLPQSVVTALFAGPVGTASKGIVADGVAIGVLTAIEPVDAKADQAAVDTLRQTLERDIVSDLTNELAQALRRRVSVEIDRAAIDRLL